The following proteins are co-located in the Streptomyces bottropensis ATCC 25435 genome:
- a CDS encoding NADH-quinone oxidoreductase subunit M: MSPFPLLTLTVAVPAVGAVVTAALPAATTDARRRTAKTVALVFACATLALAVAVAGRFDPGGARYQLTESYPWIKSFGVGFSLGVDGIAAMMVLLTTVLVPLVMLASWHDADADPLAEAPFGNRRRTQVFFALILAVEAMVVLSFLATDVFLFYVVFEAMLIPVYFLIGGFGDRADGGDGEAAARRSHSALKFLLYNLLGGLVMLAAVIGLYTLSARAGIGSGADGTLDLTTLTGALRDGRLSIDPVAERVLFLGFFFAFAVKAPLWPLHTWLPGAMGEATAGTAALITGVVDKVGTFAMLRLCLELFPGASRFFAPAIMVLAVTGIIYGALVAVAQEDIKRLIAYASISHYGFIVLGIFAMTPQSQVGASFYMVSHGISTATLMLVAGFLISRRGSRLIAHYGGVQKIAPVLAGAFLIGGLANLSLPGLAPFVSEFLVLVGTFTRHPALGAIATLGIVLSALYVLVLYQRTMTGPVAKGVAAMADLRARELLVVAPLVFLLIALGVYPKPVTDIVAPAVDATLSEVHRTDSKPARPAAEDRG; encoded by the coding sequence ATGAGCCCCTTCCCGCTGCTGACCCTTACCGTGGCGGTACCCGCGGTCGGCGCGGTGGTGACGGCCGCGCTGCCCGCCGCCACGACGGATGCCCGGCGGCGCACAGCCAAGACCGTCGCCCTGGTCTTCGCATGCGCCACCCTCGCTCTGGCCGTCGCCGTGGCCGGGCGTTTCGATCCGGGTGGCGCCCGCTACCAGCTGACAGAGTCATACCCCTGGATCAAGAGCTTCGGGGTGGGCTTCTCACTTGGGGTGGATGGCATCGCCGCGATGATGGTGTTGCTCACCACGGTGCTGGTGCCGCTGGTGATGCTCGCTTCGTGGCATGACGCCGACGCGGATCCTCTCGCCGAGGCGCCGTTCGGAAACCGCCGCCGCACCCAGGTCTTCTTCGCCCTCATCCTCGCCGTCGAGGCGATGGTGGTGTTGTCCTTCCTGGCGACCGACGTCTTTTTGTTCTACGTCGTTTTCGAAGCCATGCTCATCCCGGTGTACTTCCTCATCGGGGGCTTCGGCGACCGGGCTGACGGCGGCGACGGCGAGGCGGCCGCACGGCGCTCCCATTCGGCCCTGAAGTTCCTGCTGTACAACCTGCTGGGCGGCTTGGTCATGCTGGCCGCCGTGATCGGGCTGTACACGCTCTCCGCCCGGGCCGGGATCGGCAGTGGGGCTGACGGCACGCTGGACCTGACCACCCTCACCGGTGCGCTCCGCGATGGTCGACTGTCCATCGACCCGGTGGCGGAGCGGGTACTGTTCCTGGGCTTCTTCTTCGCCTTCGCCGTCAAAGCCCCGCTGTGGCCGCTGCACACCTGGCTGCCGGGCGCCATGGGGGAGGCCACCGCCGGTACCGCGGCCCTGATCACGGGGGTCGTCGACAAGGTCGGGACCTTCGCGATGCTGCGGTTGTGCCTGGAGCTGTTCCCGGGTGCCTCAAGGTTCTTCGCGCCCGCGATCATGGTGCTCGCCGTGACCGGAATCATCTACGGCGCACTGGTGGCAGTCGCTCAGGAGGACATCAAACGCCTCATCGCCTATGCCTCGATCTCCCACTACGGCTTCATCGTCCTGGGCATCTTCGCGATGACCCCGCAGAGCCAGGTCGGCGCGAGTTTCTACATGGTCAGTCACGGCATATCCACCGCCACGCTGATGCTGGTCGCCGGGTTCCTGATCTCCCGACGCGGCAGCCGCCTGATCGCCCACTACGGCGGCGTGCAGAAGATCGCCCCGGTGCTCGCCGGAGCCTTCCTCATCGGCGGCCTGGCCAACCTCTCGTTGCCGGGTCTGGCACCGTTCGTCAGCGAATTCCTGGTCCTGGTCGGCACCTTCACCCGCCACCCGGCGCTGGGCGCCATCGCCACCCTCGGCATCGTGCTGTCCGCGTTGTACGTGCTGGTGCTCTACCAGCGCACCATGACCGGCCCGGTGGCGAAGGGCGTGGCCGCCATGGCCGACCTCAGGGCCAGGGAACTGCTCGTGGTGGCCCCGCTGGTGTTCCTGCTGATCGCGCTCGGCGTCTATCCCAAGCCCGTTACGGACATCGTCGCCCCGGCAGTCGACGCCACACTCTCCGAGGTCCACCGCACGGACTCGAAGCCCGCCCGCCCGGCTGCCGAAGACCGCGGCTGA
- the nuoN gene encoding NADH-quinone oxidoreductase subunit NuoN: MSAFVAPETARTLWTAASGSVGIPVPQIEYGRLAPLLIVLGSAVVGILAEAFLPRRSRHRAQVSVAVLGLAAALGAVIALFADGRYATDKAGLAAMGAVAVDGPALFLQGVILMTSIVAVLSFAERRMEPRGADGALVGAFAPQPAAVPGTEAEAAAARAGFATTEVFPLTMVAVAGMLLFPAAADLLTMFVALEVFSLPLYLLCALARRRRLLSQEAALKYFLLGAFASAFFLFGTALMYGYAGTVSLGGIADVIAGRSAAGPALGSTTANNTLLLTGLAMLGVGLLFKIGAVPFHSWTPDVYQGAPTPVTGFMAATTKVAAFGALLRLLYVALPDLVWDWRPVLSGVAVLTMIVGAVLAVSQTDVKRLLAYSSIAHAGFLLMGVLSASQAGVSAVLFYLAAYSLVTFAAFTTVTLVRDAGGEASRLPDWAGLGRRSPLLAAVFSLFLLTFAGIPLTSGFTGKFAVFQAALMSGAVPLVIVGVLSSVVAAFAYVRIIVLMFFSKPQPDGPSVAVPSALTIISIGFGVLVALALGLLPQYFLDLVDTASAFVP; encoded by the coding sequence GTGAGCGCCTTCGTCGCACCGGAAACCGCCCGCACCCTTTGGACGGCGGCGTCCGGCAGTGTCGGCATTCCTGTTCCGCAGATCGAGTACGGCCGGCTGGCGCCCCTGCTCATCGTCCTCGGCTCCGCCGTCGTCGGCATCCTCGCCGAGGCGTTCCTGCCGCGTCGCAGTCGTCACCGGGCCCAGGTGTCCGTCGCCGTGCTGGGATTGGCGGCTGCCCTCGGCGCCGTCATCGCTCTCTTCGCCGACGGCCGATACGCCACCGACAAGGCCGGCTTGGCCGCCATGGGAGCGGTCGCCGTGGACGGTCCGGCGCTGTTCCTGCAGGGCGTCATCCTGATGACCTCCATCGTCGCGGTCCTCTCCTTCGCCGAACGGCGAATGGAGCCGCGCGGAGCGGACGGCGCGCTCGTGGGCGCGTTCGCCCCCCAACCGGCCGCGGTGCCCGGCACTGAGGCAGAAGCCGCCGCAGCCCGAGCGGGGTTCGCCACCACCGAGGTCTTTCCGCTGACCATGGTCGCGGTCGCTGGCATGCTGCTCTTCCCGGCGGCGGCCGACCTGCTGACGATGTTCGTCGCGCTGGAGGTCTTCTCCCTGCCGCTGTACCTGCTGTGCGCACTGGCCCGACGCCGTCGGCTGTTGTCCCAGGAGGCCGCACTGAAGTACTTCCTGCTCGGCGCCTTCGCCTCGGCGTTCTTCCTGTTCGGCACGGCCCTGATGTACGGCTACGCCGGCACCGTCTCACTCGGCGGCATCGCCGATGTCATCGCCGGCCGGTCCGCGGCCGGGCCTGCGCTGGGCAGCACCACCGCGAACAACACCCTGCTGCTGACCGGACTGGCCATGCTGGGAGTCGGCCTGCTGTTCAAGATCGGTGCCGTCCCGTTCCACTCCTGGACGCCGGACGTCTACCAAGGAGCCCCGACACCGGTCACCGGATTCATGGCCGCCACGACCAAGGTGGCAGCTTTCGGAGCGCTGCTGCGGCTGCTGTACGTCGCACTCCCTGACCTCGTGTGGGACTGGCGTCCGGTGCTGTCCGGCGTCGCTGTGCTCACCATGATCGTCGGCGCGGTGCTGGCCGTCAGCCAAACCGATGTCAAGCGGCTGTTGGCCTACTCCTCCATCGCCCACGCCGGTTTTCTCCTCATGGGTGTGCTCTCCGCCAGCCAGGCGGGGGTGTCCGCGGTCCTCTTCTACCTGGCCGCCTATTCCTTGGTGACCTTCGCTGCCTTCACCACCGTCACCCTCGTCCGTGATGCGGGTGGGGAGGCATCCCGGCTGCCCGACTGGGCCGGCCTGGGCCGCCGTTCCCCGCTGCTGGCCGCGGTTTTCTCCCTCTTCCTCCTGACCTTCGCCGGCATCCCGCTCACATCGGGGTTCACCGGGAAGTTCGCCGTCTTCCAGGCGGCACTGATGAGCGGCGCGGTCCCGCTGGTGATCGTGGGTGTGCTGTCCTCGGTGGTCGCGGCATTCGCCTACGTCCGGATCATCGTCCTGATGTTCTTCTCCAAGCCGCAGCCCGACGGCCCGTCCGTCGCCGTCCCCAGCGCGCTGACGATCATCTCCATCGGCTTCGGGGTGCTGGTCGCTTTGGCACTGGGTCTGCTCCCGCAGTACTTCCTCGACCTGGTCGACACGGCCTCGGCGTTCGTCCCCTGA
- a CDS encoding phosphoribulokinase yields the protein MPHKLMQMQRAVNQGSRRRPVMLAIAGDSATGKTTLTKGLVEALGPERSTSICVDDYHRYDRQERKELPFTALHPDCNYVGIIEQHLQLLATGQPILKPVYDHATGQLTRPQLIEPRDFVIVEGLLPLHTTLTRACFDVTVYLNPPEEVRREWKIKRDTQKRGYTVDQVLAELNRREPESEAFIRPQRKSADIVVRFAPIAGRDDPPGTPLSAELLLRPTIRHPELNGVLSKGDRRAIHLKLARDEDGRPVDALHVHGYAPREESEVVEKSIWSQLGVDVGDPPDTLGKLDGTDRSEPLAITQLLLLYHLLEATR from the coding sequence ATGCCGCACAAGCTGATGCAGATGCAGCGCGCTGTCAATCAGGGCTCTCGGAGACGACCGGTCATGCTCGCCATCGCGGGCGACAGCGCGACGGGCAAGACCACCCTCACCAAGGGGCTGGTCGAGGCACTGGGACCGGAGCGCAGCACATCGATCTGCGTGGATGACTACCACCGCTACGACCGCCAGGAGCGTAAGGAGCTACCGTTCACCGCGCTGCACCCGGACTGCAACTACGTCGGGATCATCGAGCAGCACCTGCAACTGCTTGCCACCGGTCAGCCGATCCTGAAGCCGGTGTACGACCATGCCACCGGGCAGTTGACACGGCCTCAGCTGATCGAACCGCGGGACTTCGTCATCGTCGAGGGCCTGCTGCCGCTGCACACCACGCTGACCCGGGCGTGCTTCGATGTGACCGTCTATCTCAACCCCCCGGAGGAAGTCCGCCGGGAGTGGAAGATCAAGCGGGACACCCAGAAGCGCGGCTACACCGTTGACCAGGTGCTCGCCGAGCTGAACCGCCGCGAGCCGGAGTCGGAGGCGTTCATCCGCCCCCAGCGGAAATCCGCCGACATCGTCGTACGGTTCGCGCCGATCGCAGGCAGAGACGACCCGCCCGGCACGCCCCTGTCCGCCGAGCTGCTGCTGCGGCCGACCATCCGGCACCCGGAACTCAACGGCGTACTGTCCAAGGGAGACCGACGAGCGATCCACCTGAAGCTGGCCCGGGACGAGGACGGCCGTCCCGTCGACGCACTGCACGTGCACGGCTACGCGCCGCGCGAGGAGAGCGAAGTCGTGGAGAAGTCCATCTGGTCCCAGCTCGGCGTGGACGTCGGCGATCCTCCCGACACCCTGGGCAAGCTCGACGGCACCGACCGCAGTGAGCCACTGGCCATCACCCAGCTGCTCCTGCTGTACCACCTGTTGGAAGCCACCCGCTGA
- the tkt gene encoding transketolase has protein sequence MSMPGDRGVLTAPTVPVTADLVPLPEDLDAQAVATIRLLAADAVEAAQSGHPGLPMGAAVPAWVLWSRFLRHDPSEPGWPDRDRFVLSAGHGSMLLYSLLHLFGYDLPLDELRRFRQWGSATPGHPEYGHTPGVETTTGPLGQGLANGVGIALAERMLATRCNTGEHTVVDHRTWVLAGDGDLMEGISHEAASLAGHLGLGRLIVIYDDNDITIDGPASQSCRDDVLARFAAYGWQALRVDDGNDVASMTAALTEAVADETRPTLVAVRTTIGFGAPTLAGTSTAHGAPLGRQELAATRARCGWPDEPFHVPVQVAEHCRQLAAQGQADRLSWEKERARWAEAHPKLAAEWDAEACRQPPRDLGDLLPRFEPGTAMATRKASGAVLAAVGPEYSALVGGSADLAASTNTTIPGAGDVGPGSYGGRTLHFGIREHAMGAALNGMALHGGLRPYGSTFLVFSDYMRPAVRLAALMGLPVVFVFTHDSIAVGEDGPTHQPIEQLESLRLIPGLTVLRPGDANEAAACWQLALERLDGPTALVLTRQDLPVLEPVPADVLRREGSQVVRRSYGEPDVVLIATGSEVGLACAASDELADQGVLARVVSVPWRERLEEALDSDPELLPRCPAVWVEAGVPHGWQALARAGDQVIGLRRFGASAPGPVVYGELGFTVSAVVQAALSSIRSETRRETQCRTS, from the coding sequence ATGAGCATGCCCGGAGATCGGGGGGTACTGACCGCGCCGACCGTCCCCGTGACGGCTGACCTGGTGCCGCTGCCTGAAGACCTGGACGCCCAGGCGGTCGCCACGATCCGGCTGCTCGCCGCCGACGCGGTGGAGGCCGCACAGAGCGGGCACCCGGGTCTGCCCATGGGCGCCGCGGTTCCGGCGTGGGTGCTGTGGTCGCGCTTTCTGCGGCACGACCCGAGCGAGCCCGGCTGGCCGGACCGCGACAGGTTCGTGCTGTCCGCCGGGCACGGGTCGATGCTGCTGTACTCGCTGCTCCACCTGTTCGGCTACGACCTGCCGCTCGATGAGCTGCGCCGGTTCCGGCAGTGGGGGTCGGCGACCCCGGGGCACCCGGAGTACGGGCATACGCCCGGGGTGGAGACCACTACCGGCCCGCTGGGGCAGGGGCTGGCCAACGGCGTGGGCATCGCCCTCGCCGAGCGGATGCTCGCCACCCGCTGCAACACCGGCGAACACACCGTCGTCGACCACCGCACATGGGTGCTGGCCGGCGACGGCGATCTGATGGAGGGCATCAGCCACGAGGCGGCCTCGCTCGCCGGACACCTCGGGCTGGGCCGTCTGATCGTCATCTACGACGACAACGACATCACCATCGACGGCCCGGCCTCCCAGTCCTGCCGGGACGACGTCCTGGCACGGTTCGCCGCCTATGGCTGGCAGGCGCTGCGGGTCGACGACGGCAACGACGTGGCCTCGATGACGGCTGCGCTCACCGAGGCGGTCGCCGACGAGACCCGGCCGACCCTCGTCGCGGTGCGCACCACGATCGGGTTCGGTGCGCCGACGCTGGCCGGCACCAGCACGGCACACGGTGCCCCGCTGGGTCGGCAGGAACTGGCGGCGACACGGGCACGGTGCGGCTGGCCGGACGAACCGTTCCATGTGCCCGTACAAGTGGCGGAGCACTGTCGGCAGCTCGCCGCACAAGGGCAGGCCGACCGGCTCTCCTGGGAGAAGGAACGGGCACGGTGGGCCGAGGCCCACCCGAAGCTCGCCGCGGAGTGGGATGCCGAAGCGTGCCGGCAGCCACCACGCGACCTCGGCGATCTGCTGCCGCGGTTCGAGCCCGGTACGGCGATGGCCACCCGCAAGGCCTCGGGAGCGGTACTGGCCGCGGTGGGCCCGGAGTATTCGGCGCTGGTGGGCGGGTCGGCCGATCTGGCGGCCTCGACGAACACCACGATCCCCGGCGCGGGTGATGTCGGGCCTGGGTCCTACGGTGGCCGCACGCTGCACTTCGGTATTCGCGAACACGCCATGGGTGCGGCGCTCAACGGCATGGCGCTGCACGGGGGGCTGCGACCATACGGGAGCACGTTCCTGGTGTTCTCCGACTACATGCGACCCGCGGTGCGGCTGGCCGCGCTCATGGGGCTGCCGGTGGTGTTCGTGTTCACCCATGACTCCATCGCCGTCGGGGAGGACGGGCCCACTCATCAGCCGATCGAGCAGTTGGAGTCGCTGCGGCTGATTCCAGGGCTGACGGTGCTTCGGCCGGGTGACGCCAACGAGGCTGCGGCCTGCTGGCAGCTGGCGTTGGAACGCCTCGACGGGCCGACGGCGCTGGTGCTCACCCGCCAGGACCTGCCGGTGCTTGAGCCAGTGCCCGCCGACGTGCTCCGCCGGGAGGGATCCCAGGTGGTTCGTCGTTCTTACGGGGAGCCCGACGTGGTGCTGATAGCGACCGGGTCGGAGGTCGGGCTGGCGTGTGCCGCTTCCGACGAGCTGGCCGATCAGGGCGTTCTCGCCCGGGTGGTGTCGGTGCCCTGGCGCGAGCGGCTCGAGGAGGCCCTGGACTCCGACCCGGAGCTCCTGCCGCGGTGCCCGGCGGTGTGGGTGGAGGCCGGCGTGCCGCATGGGTGGCAGGCCCTGGCCAGGGCCGGCGACCAGGTCATCGGGCTGCGAAGGTTCGGCGCCAGCGCCCCGGGCCCGGTGGTCTACGGCGAACTCGGTTTCACGGTTTCAGCGGTCGTCCAGGCCGCGCTGAGCAGCATCCGTAGCGAGACGAGGCGGGAGACGCAATGCCGCACAAGCTGA
- the rpe gene encoding ribulose-phosphate 3-epimerase, with translation MAPTALPPRIVPSVLPADFSRLGEECRLLEEAGVDRIQWDVMDGVFVPNMTMGPDVIASVRPLVNLGFEAHLMVEEPDRMLPHWVRAGCEIVIVHAEATRHLHRTLGAIGELGARAGVALNPATPLSEVEHVLDLVDLLLVMTVDPGWGGQSYLTSMEPKIAQARAMIARTGREIELEVDGGIGRSTIAGAARAGATTFCAGSALFSERGRLSEEVTTLRSLAAAAPHDAQAYGPQENIEEAA, from the coding sequence ATGGCGCCGACCGCATTGCCGCCACGCATCGTCCCTTCCGTGCTGCCGGCGGATTTCTCGCGACTGGGGGAAGAGTGCCGGTTGCTGGAAGAGGCAGGCGTGGACCGCATTCAGTGGGACGTCATGGATGGCGTCTTCGTGCCCAACATGACCATGGGCCCCGACGTGATCGCGTCGGTGCGCCCGCTGGTGAACCTGGGGTTCGAGGCCCATCTGATGGTCGAGGAGCCGGATCGCATGCTGCCGCACTGGGTGCGGGCCGGCTGCGAGATCGTCATCGTCCACGCCGAGGCGACCCGTCACCTGCATCGCACGCTCGGCGCCATAGGGGAGCTGGGGGCGCGCGCCGGGGTGGCGCTGAATCCGGCGACACCGCTGAGCGAGGTGGAGCATGTGCTCGACCTTGTCGACCTGCTGCTCGTCATGACGGTCGACCCAGGGTGGGGTGGTCAGTCCTACCTGACGTCCATGGAGCCCAAGATCGCACAGGCCCGCGCGATGATCGCGCGCACGGGGCGTGAGATCGAGCTGGAGGTGGACGGAGGTATCGGGCGCAGCACCATCGCCGGCGCCGCGCGAGCCGGCGCCACGACCTTCTGCGCCGGCAGCGCGCTGTTCTCTGAGCGGGGCCGGCTGAGTGAGGAGGTGACGACGCTGCGCTCGCTCGCCGCGGCGGCACCGCATGACGCGCAGGCGTACGGCCCGCAGGAGAACATCGAGGAGGCAGCATGA
- the cbbX gene encoding CbbX protein: protein MTVDEGDRPVFGMRPSASGPVPGADGPPSLELPDPAEPLLTDDATVDLEAERRHSGIDTVLEALERQLVGLTPVKTRIREIAALLLVDRQRARFGLSASRPNLHMCFTGSPGTGKTTVALRMAELLKQLGYLKRGHLVSVTRDDLVGQYVGHTAPKTKEVLKRAMGGLLFIDEAYYLYRAENERDYGQEAIEILLQVMENQRDDLVVILAGYGDRMDTFFQSNPGMSSRIAHHIDFPDYTLDELTQIGELIVGEQLYALSPQAHITFREYLARRREQPRFANARSVRNALERARLRHANRLVDRGGGPLSKGDLMRLEPEDFLSSRVFSAEPSAQAAEAHPR, encoded by the coding sequence ATGACCGTTGACGAAGGCGATCGCCCGGTGTTCGGGATGCGCCCGTCCGCGTCCGGTCCGGTACCGGGCGCGGACGGGCCCCCGTCCCTGGAACTGCCGGATCCGGCCGAGCCGCTTCTGACCGACGACGCGACCGTCGACCTCGAGGCGGAGCGTCGGCACTCGGGTATCGACACGGTGCTGGAGGCTCTGGAACGCCAACTGGTCGGGCTCACCCCGGTGAAGACACGCATCCGGGAGATTGCGGCGCTACTGCTGGTCGACCGGCAACGGGCGCGGTTCGGCCTCTCGGCCAGTCGGCCCAATCTCCACATGTGCTTCACCGGCAGTCCCGGCACCGGGAAGACCACGGTGGCACTGCGCATGGCCGAACTCCTCAAGCAGTTGGGCTATCTCAAGCGTGGCCACCTGGTCTCGGTCACCCGCGACGACCTCGTCGGGCAGTACGTCGGGCACACAGCCCCGAAGACCAAGGAGGTCCTCAAACGGGCGATGGGCGGCTTGCTGTTCATCGACGAGGCCTACTACCTGTACCGAGCGGAGAACGAGCGCGACTACGGACAGGAGGCCATCGAGATCCTGCTGCAGGTGATGGAGAACCAGCGCGACGACCTCGTGGTCATCCTCGCCGGGTACGGGGACCGGATGGATACCTTCTTCCAGTCCAACCCAGGAATGAGCTCGCGTATCGCGCACCACATCGACTTCCCCGACTACACACTCGACGAGCTGACGCAGATCGGCGAGCTCATCGTGGGCGAGCAGCTCTACGCTCTCTCCCCACAGGCGCACATCACATTCCGGGAGTACCTCGCGCGACGCCGCGAACAGCCCCGGTTCGCCAACGCGCGCAGCGTCCGCAACGCCCTGGAGCGGGCGCGGCTGCGGCACGCCAACCGGCTGGTGGACCGTGGCGGCGGACCGCTGTCGAAAGGCGACCTCATGCGGCTGGAGCCGGAGGACTTCCTTTCCAGCAGGGTGTTCTCGGCCGAGCCCTCGGCCCAGGCGGCCGAGGCGCATCCCCGCTGA
- a CDS encoding ribulose bisphosphate carboxylase small subunit, with protein sequence MRITQGAFSYLADLSDEEIEKQIQYALDNDWPLSVEFTDDPHPRNTYWDMWGLPMFDLRDAAGVLLEVNECRKAYPNHYVRINAYDARLGRQTTALSFIVNRPAEEPGFRLTRHETSDRRIQYTTHAYATDNPAGRRYASNR encoded by the coding sequence ATGCGAATCACCCAAGGCGCCTTCTCCTATCTCGCCGACCTGAGCGACGAGGAGATCGAGAAGCAGATCCAGTACGCGCTGGACAACGACTGGCCCCTGTCGGTGGAGTTCACCGACGACCCTCACCCGCGCAACACCTACTGGGACATGTGGGGCCTGCCGATGTTCGACCTGCGGGATGCCGCAGGCGTGCTGCTCGAGGTCAACGAATGCCGAAAGGCGTACCCCAACCACTACGTGCGCATCAACGCGTACGACGCGCGGCTGGGCCGGCAGACCACCGCCCTGTCGTTCATCGTCAACCGCCCCGCCGAGGAGCCCGGGTTCCGGCTCACCCGGCACGAGACGAGCGACCGCCGGATTCAGTACACCACGCACGCGTACGCCACCGACAACCCGGCCGGCCGGCGTTACGCCTCCAACCGGTGA
- a CDS encoding form I ribulose bisphosphate carboxylase large subunit produces the protein MTERWGAGVIPYAEMGYWQPDYEPKPTDILAAFRITPQPGVPPEEAGAAVAGESSTATWTVVWTDRLTAYDHYQAKCYRVDPVPGADDQYIAYIAYELDLFEEGSIANLTSSIIGNVFGFKPLKALRLEDMRIPPHYTKTFQGPPHGIVMEREYLGKYGRPLLGATTKPKLGLSARNYGRVVYEALRGGLDFTKDDENINSQPFMRWRDRSVFCMEAVNRAQAETGEVKGHYLNVTAATMEDMYERAEFAKELGSLVVMVDLTVGYTAIQSMAQWARRNGVLLHLHRAGHGTYTRQKSHGVSFRVIAKWMRLAGVDHIHAGTVVGKLEGDPNSVRGFYDTLRLDKVDADPVKGLYFEQDWASMAGVMPVASGGIHAGQMHQLLHYLGEDVILQFGGGTIGHPMGIAAGATANRVALEAMIKARNEGRDFLAEGPDILRAAARRNRELDVALSTWGDITFTYESTDTPDVIATPTTA, from the coding sequence ATGACGGAGCGCTGGGGTGCCGGAGTCATTCCGTACGCGGAGATGGGCTACTGGCAGCCCGACTACGAGCCGAAACCGACGGACATACTCGCGGCTTTCCGTATCACGCCGCAGCCGGGCGTGCCCCCGGAGGAGGCCGGTGCCGCGGTGGCAGGTGAGTCCTCGACGGCCACTTGGACGGTGGTGTGGACGGACCGTCTCACCGCGTACGACCACTACCAGGCCAAGTGCTACCGGGTGGACCCGGTGCCGGGCGCCGACGACCAGTACATCGCCTACATCGCGTACGAACTCGACCTGTTCGAGGAAGGCTCGATCGCGAACCTCACCTCCTCCATCATCGGCAACGTCTTCGGGTTCAAGCCGCTCAAGGCGCTGCGACTCGAGGACATGCGGATCCCGCCGCACTACACCAAGACCTTCCAAGGTCCCCCCCACGGCATCGTGATGGAGCGGGAGTACCTCGGAAAGTACGGGCGTCCGCTACTGGGGGCCACCACGAAGCCGAAGCTGGGGTTGTCCGCCCGCAACTACGGCCGGGTGGTGTATGAGGCACTGCGCGGCGGGCTGGACTTCACCAAGGACGACGAGAACATCAACTCGCAGCCGTTCATGCGCTGGCGGGACCGGTCCGTGTTCTGCATGGAGGCGGTCAACCGGGCGCAGGCTGAGACCGGTGAGGTCAAGGGCCACTATCTCAACGTCACCGCGGCGACGATGGAGGACATGTACGAGCGGGCCGAATTCGCCAAGGAACTCGGCAGCCTCGTGGTGATGGTCGACCTGACGGTGGGTTACACGGCGATCCAGTCCATGGCCCAATGGGCCCGCCGCAACGGGGTCCTGCTGCACCTTCACCGTGCGGGTCACGGGACCTACACCCGGCAGAAGAGCCATGGCGTCAGCTTCCGGGTCATCGCCAAGTGGATGCGCCTCGCCGGTGTCGACCACATCCACGCGGGCACCGTCGTCGGCAAACTCGAGGGCGACCCCAACTCGGTGCGGGGCTTCTACGACACGCTGCGCCTCGACAAGGTCGACGCCGACCCGGTCAAGGGCCTGTACTTCGAGCAGGACTGGGCCTCCATGGCCGGCGTCATGCCGGTCGCATCCGGCGGCATCCACGCCGGTCAGATGCACCAACTGCTGCACTACCTCGGCGAGGACGTCATCCTGCAGTTCGGTGGCGGCACGATCGGCCACCCCATGGGCATCGCCGCGGGCGCCACGGCCAATCGCGTCGCGCTCGAGGCGATGATCAAGGCGCGCAACGAGGGACGGGACTTCCTCGCCGAGGGTCCGGACATCCTTCGGGCCGCTGCGAGGCGAAACCGCGAACTCGATGTCGCACTGTCCACGTGGGGCGACATCACCTTCACCTACGAGTCCACCGACACACCGGACGTCATCGCGACTCCGACGACAGCCTGA